One Helicobacter cetorum MIT 00-7128 DNA window includes the following coding sequences:
- a CDS encoding pyruvate flavodoxin oxidoreductase subunit gamma, which translates to MLQIRWHARAGQGAITGAKGLADVISKTGKEVQAFASYGSAKRGAAMMAYNRIDDEPILNHERFMQPDYVLVIDPGLVFIEDIFADEKEDTTYIITSYLSREELFAKKPELKTRKVFTLDCLKISMETLKRPIPNTPMLGALMKVSNMLEIEAFKEAFKKVLGKKLAQEVIDANMLAIQRAYEEVQ; encoded by the coding sequence ATGCTACAAATTAGATGGCATGCACGAGCTGGTCAAGGCGCAATCACGGGCGCTAAAGGACTAGCTGATGTAATTTCAAAAACAGGCAAAGAGGTGCAGGCATTTGCCTCTTATGGTTCAGCCAAAAGAGGTGCGGCTATGATGGCGTATAATCGCATTGACGATGAGCCTATTTTAAATCATGAGCGTTTTATGCAACCTGATTATGTTTTGGTGATTGACCCGGGATTGGTATTTATTGAAGATATCTTTGCTGATGAAAAAGAAGATACCACTTATATCATTACAAGCTATCTTTCAAGAGAAGAGTTATTTGCAAAGAAACCAGAACTTAAAACTCGCAAAGTCTTTACGCTAGATTGTTTAAAAATCTCTATGGAAACTTTAAAGCGTCCTATTCCTAATACTCCAATGCTAGGGGCTTTGATGAAAGTTTCTAATATGCTTGAAATTGAGGCGTTTAAAGAGGCGTTTAAAAAAGTTTTAGGCAAGAAATTGGCTCAAGAAGTCATTGATGCAAACATGCTCGCCATTCAAAGAGCTTATGAAGAAGTTCAATAA
- a CDS encoding 4Fe-4S dicluster-binding protein, with translation MKNWNEFEMGAVLFPFENNAQSEIEKHNTERNYTKESYFTTSVAHWRVAKPVHNENICINCFNCWVYCPDAAILSREGKLKGVDYTHCKGCGVCVSVCPTNPKSLWMFEEQEELDTALTKWPTKQEKKK, from the coding sequence ATGAAAAATTGGAATGAATTTGAAATGGGAGCAGTGCTTTTCCCTTTTGAAAACAATGCACAAAGCGAAATAGAAAAACACAATACTGAGCGTAACTACACTAAAGAGAGTTATTTCACTACTTCAGTAGCTCATTGGCGTGTAGCAAAGCCTGTGCATAATGAAAACATCTGTATTAATTGCTTTAACTGCTGGGTTTATTGCCCTGATGCAGCTATTCTTTCAAGAGAGGGCAAATTAAAAGGCGTAGATTATACTCATTGTAAGGGTTGTGGAGTGTGTGTGAGTGTTTGCCCTACTAATCCTAAATCACTATGGATGTTTGAAGAGCAAGAAGAATTAGATACAGCGCTTACTAAATGGCCAACAAAGCAAGAAAAGAAAAAATAA